A window of the Myxocyprinus asiaticus isolate MX2 ecotype Aquarium Trade chromosome 11, UBuf_Myxa_2, whole genome shotgun sequence genome harbors these coding sequences:
- the si:ch211-269e2.1 gene encoding cohesin subunit SA-2 isoform X2: MIAEPTLLSRSVQKENSIVDISSCASVHHLSSEINENRQKTVRGKRKARECSENVKCKRSKSSSGSLGRAEEEQLKNGDVEAVTLFEVVSMGRNAMQAVVDDWIDAYAVDRDAALLDLISFFIQCSGCKGMVTAEMFQSKQGTDVMSKMVEDLDEDTGLQYKKFLAFPWILTVTWPLDMDSGEYPLIMPGLYWKRFRTHFCEFVSVLVAQCQNCVIFDGYLLNTLISLLTELSDSRVRAFRHTCTLAAVKLLSALVNVALNLSVSIDNSQRLYEVELPKTPSKRASPRLERIQRKISELQDRKFEIENMVDAIFKAVFLKRYRDVIPEIRAICMEELTVWMKLYSSVFLNDSYLKYVGWMMHDKQPDVRLKCVLGLQGLYQDQISPKMDLFTIRFKERMISMTLDKDHEVAIQAVRLLMVISQSCEDFLSPDDYKQVFQFVYCSHRPLASTAGEFLYNRLLSNPELSRPRDAASEQDRHRELMLARVRALIRFHTESELHQHVLYLVDSLWDSAAALLKDWNGLTSLLLPQTSCQEQALSSAEETFVIELLLAAVRQAAEGPPLPGRGTGKKVISAKEKKLQNDDCTKLTEHFIKVLSELLSKYSEEAEKLTSILRIPQYFQTDTWDREHSQSMQALLVELDSAVRRHTDAGLLETAARSYQSLCAQDSPWHSLARPTFDRLIQCWTQTLGTRLGESLTDDCFTGSGDNTVEILSTLKKLTVFNNAQDLSKWSIYELVTKLVEVEIKHGGLPMELAIEALRCMCSCILWKLNTFGEAVASRESALQQRNQLRAFCEKCHRCLSHVEQLVREQAYMCLSDVLIAHNFQLQTWDASAGTPLLYTPDPKLQKALLSFVLEHVFTSPELDTHSIGESECREGRLEDLHRRRNLLAAYCKLIIHGVLEMSTAAEVFKQYVKYYNDFGDIIKETLNRTRQMDKIESARTLMLCLQQLYLRLKQEQDRGNTCSSRIQTYSSIKELARRFSLTFGWDQIKSRESLAMIHRDGIEFVFKGFIQQSEKHSPPYISYLTILSEFSSKLLKPDKKTVYSYLQRFAGEQVINNREESWMPLIYYKASLMGTAEGEDAISFISSDTNKQPSLTNRSRSPSMNQVNTEDQRFLSPSIEPKGNMLLKSPEESKVQHALLTRDQMTSSLISDKGPRNSDEVDVDTVDIDVL, from the exons ATGATAGCAGAACCAACTCTACTGTCCAGATCGGTGCAAAA AGAGAACTCCATAGTCGACATCTCTTCCTGTGCATCTGTGCATCACCTCTCAAGTGAGATAAATGAGAACAGACAGAAGACTGTG agaGGAAAGAGGAAAGCCAGGGAATGCTCTGAGAATGTCAAATGTAAGCGTTCAAAGAGCAGTAGTGGCAGTCTGGGAAGAGCAGAGGAGGAACAGCTCAAAAATGGAGACGTGGAGGCCGTTACTCTGTTTGAGGTGGTCAGCATGGGCAGGAATGCAATGCAG GCCGTGGTGGATGACTGGATTGATGCATATGCCGTAGACAGAGACGCAGCACTGCTGGATCTCATCAGCTTCTTTATTCAGTGTTCAGGATGCAAAG ggatggttACTGCTGAGATGTTTCAGAGCAAACAGGGTACTGACGTCATGAGTAAAATGGTGGAGGATCTGGATGAG GACACAGGTTTACAATACAAGAAGTTCCTTGCGTTTCCATGGATTTTAACTGTCACGTGGCCTCTAGACATG GACAGTGGAGAGTATCCACTAATAATGCCCGGTCTGTACTGGAAGAGGTTTCGTACACATTTCTGTGAGTTTGTATCGGTGCTAGTGGCCCAGTGTCAGAACTGTGTCATCTTTGACGGCTACCTCTTGAACACACTCATTTCGCTGCTGACAGAGCTCTCAGATTCCAGAGTTCGTGCTTTCAGACACACCTGTACACTGGCAG CAGTGAAGCTTCTCAGTGCTCTGGTAAATGTGGCTCTCAACCTCAGTGTCAGCATCGATAATAGTCAGCGGCTATATGAAGTCGAGCTGCCCAAGACCCCCAGCAAACGGGCATCTCCTAGGCTGGAAAGGATCCAGAGAAAGATCAGTGAG TTACAGGACAGGAAATTTGAAATCGAGAACATGGTGGATGCCATTTTCAAAGCAGTCTTCCTGAAGAGATACAG AGATGTGATTCCTGAAATCAGGGCCATCTGTATGGAAGAACTGACAGTGTGGATGAAgctttatagttcagtgtttctGAACGACAGCTACTTGAAGTACGTTGGATGGATGATGCATGACAAG CAACCTGATGTGCGTCTGAAATGTGTGCTGGGTCTACAGGGACTTTATCAGGATCAAATAAGTCCCAAAATGGACCTTTTCACAATTCggtttaag GAGCGGATGATCTCCATGACACTGGATAAAGACCATGAAGTGGCAATACAGGCCGTGAGATTGCTCATGGTCATCTCCCA ATCCTGTGAGGATTTTCTAAGTCCTGATGACTATAAGCAGGTGTTCCAGTTTGTGTACTGCTCCCACAGACCTCTTGCTAGCACAGCGGGTGAATTCCTCTACAATAG GCTGCTGAGTAACCCTGAATTATCAAGGCCCAGAGATGCTGCCTCTGAACAGGACAGGCACAGAGAGCTAATGTTAGCCAGAGTCCGAGCCCTTATCCGTTTCCACACAGAGAGTGAG CTGCACCAGCATGTGCTGTACCTCGTGGACAGTTTGTGGGACAGTGCAGCAGCTCTGCTGAAAGACTGGAACGGTCTCACATCACTGCTCTTACCTCAGACTTCCTGTCAGGAACAAG CTCTGAGCAGTGCTGAGGAGACCTTTGTGATTGAGCTCTTGTTGGCGGCAGTGAGACAGGCTGCAGAGGGGCCTCCGTTACCAGGGAGAGGAACAGGTAAAAAG gtgATAAGTGCTAAAGAGAAAAAGCTACAAAATGATGACTGCACAAAACTCACTGAACATTTCATTAAAGTGCTATCTGAGCTTTTATCGAag TACTcagaggaagctgaaaaactaaCTTCCATCCTAAGAATACCTCAGTATTTCCAAACAGACACCTGGGATCGTGAACACTCACAG TCCATGCAGGCCTTGCTAGTTGAGCTGGACTCTGCAGTGCGTAGACACACAGACGCAGGGCTGCTGGAGACAGCTGCTCGTTCTTACCAGAGCCTCTGTGCTCAGGATTCACCCTGGCACTCCTTGGCCCGCCCCACCTTTGACCGGCTCATCCAGTGCTGGACACAAACACTGGGGACACGGTTAGGAGAATCACTGACT GATGATTGTTTCACTGGAAGCGGGGACAACACTGTGGAaattctgtccacactgaagaaACTTACTGTGTTCAACAA TGCTCAGGATCTGTCTAAATGGAGCATCTATGAGCTAGTGACCAAACTTGTGGAGGTGGAGATAAAACATGGTGGTCTGCCCATGGAG TTAGCAATTGAGGCTCTGCGCTGTATGTGTAGCTGCATCCTGTGGAAGCTCAACACGTTTGGAGAAGCTGTGGCCTCCAGG gagtCAGCCCTCCAGCAGAGAAACCAGCTACGTGCCTTCTGTGAGAAATGTCACCGCTGTCTCTCACACGTTGAGCAGCTCGTAAGAGAGCAA GCCTACATGTGTCTGAGTGACGTTCTCATAGCTCATAATTTCCAGCTTCAGACGTGGGATGCTTCTGCAGGCACTCCGCTGCTGTACACCCCTGATCCCAAACTCCAGAAAGCTCTACTCTCCTTTGTCTTGGAGCATGTCTTCACCAGCCCTGAGCTGGACACCCACAGCA TCGGTGAGAGTGAGTGTAGAGAGGGTCGGCTGGAAGACTTGCACAGGCGGAGAAATCTTCTGGCTGCGTACTGCAAGCTAATAATACATGGTGTGTTAGAGATGAGCACGGCTGCTGAGGTTTTCAAGCAGTATGTGAAG TACTACAATGACTTCGGTGACATCATCAAAGAGACCCTGAACAGGACACGGCAGATGGACAAGATCGAAAGCGCTCGCACACTGATGCTGTGCCTTCAGCAG CTGTACCTGAGGCTAAAGCAGGAGCAGGACAGAGGGAACACATGCAGCTCCAGGATTCAGACCTACAGCAGCATCAAAGAGCTGGCCAGACGCTTCTCCCTCACGTTCGGCTGGGACCAGATCAAATCCCGCGAGTCCTTAGCCATGATCCACAG GGATGGCATTGAGTTTGTTTTCAAAGGATTCATTCAGCAGTCTGAGAAACACTCACCACCGTACATCTCATACCTCACCATCCTCAGCGAATTTTCCAGCAAGCTGCTCAAACCTGACAAAAAGACAGT CTACAGTTATTTGCAGAGGTTTGCTGGTGAGCAGGTCATTAACAATAGAGAGGAGAGCTGGATGCCACTTATTTACTACAAAGCATCTCTGATGGGCACGGCTGAGGGAGAAGATGCCATCTCCTTTATCAGCTCTGACACCAACAAACAGCCATCCCTCACCAATCGCTCCAGATCACCATCCATGAATCAAGTAAACACTGAAG ATCAAAGATTTCTTTCACCCTCTATAGAACCAAAGGGAAACATGCTTCTAAAAAG TCCTGAAGAATCAAAGGTCCAACATGCCCTACTGACCAGAGACCAGATGACCAGCAGTCTCATATCTGATAAAGGTCCAAGGAACAGCGATGAAGTGGATGTTGACACTGTAGATATAGATGTCTTATAA
- the si:ch211-269e2.1 gene encoding cohesin subunit SA-2 isoform X1 produces MIAEPTLLSRSVQKENSIVDISSCASVHHLSSEINENRQKTVRGKRKARECSENVKCKRSKSSSGSLGRAEEEQLKNGDVEAVTLFEVVSMGRNAMQAVVDDWIDAYAVDRDAALLDLISFFIQCSGCKGMVTAEMFQSKQGTDVMSKMVEDLDEDTGLQYKKFLAFPWILTVTWPLDMDSGEYPLIMPGLYWKRFRTHFCEFVSVLVAQCQNCVIFDGYLLNTLISLLTELSDSRVRAFRHTCTLAAVKLLSALVNVALNLSVSIDNSQRLYEVELPKTPSKRASPRLERIQRKISELQDRKFEIENMVDAIFKAVFLKRYRDVIPEIRAICMEELTVWMKLYSSVFLNDSYLKYVGWMMHDKQPDVRLKCVLGLQGLYQDQISPKMDLFTIRFKERMISMTLDKDHEVAIQAVRLLMVISQSCEDFLSPDDYKQVFQFVYCSHRPLASTAGEFLYNRLLSNPELSRPRDAASEQDRHRELMLARVRALIRFHTESELHQHVLYLVDSLWDSAAALLKDWNGLTSLLLPQTSCQEQALSSAEETFVIELLLAAVRQAAEGPPLPGRGTGKKVISAKEKKLQNDDCTKLTEHFIKVLSELLSKYSEEAEKLTSILRIPQYFQTDTWDREHSQSMQALLVELDSAVRRHTDAGLLETAARSYQSLCAQDSPWHSLARPTFDRLIQCWTQTLGTRLGESLTDDCFTGSGDNTVEILSTLKKLTVFNNAQDLSKWSIYELVTKLVEVEIKHGGLPMELAIEALRCMCSCILWKLNTFGEAVASRESALQQRNQLRAFCEKCHRCLSHVEQLVREQAYMCLSDVLIAHNFQLQTWDASAGTPLLYTPDPKLQKALLSFVLEHVFTSPELDTHSSKVGESECREGRLEDLHRRRNLLAAYCKLIIHGVLEMSTAAEVFKQYVKYYNDFGDIIKETLNRTRQMDKIESARTLMLCLQQLYLRLKQEQDRGNTCSSRIQTYSSIKELARRFSLTFGWDQIKSRESLAMIHRDGIEFVFKGFIQQSEKHSPPYISYLTILSEFSSKLLKPDKKTVYSYLQRFAGEQVINNREESWMPLIYYKASLMGTAEGEDAISFISSDTNKQPSLTNRSRSPSMNQVNTEDQRFLSPSIEPKGNMLLKSPEESKVQHALLTRDQMTSSLISDKGPRNSDEVDVDTVDIDVL; encoded by the exons ATGATAGCAGAACCAACTCTACTGTCCAGATCGGTGCAAAA AGAGAACTCCATAGTCGACATCTCTTCCTGTGCATCTGTGCATCACCTCTCAAGTGAGATAAATGAGAACAGACAGAAGACTGTG agaGGAAAGAGGAAAGCCAGGGAATGCTCTGAGAATGTCAAATGTAAGCGTTCAAAGAGCAGTAGTGGCAGTCTGGGAAGAGCAGAGGAGGAACAGCTCAAAAATGGAGACGTGGAGGCCGTTACTCTGTTTGAGGTGGTCAGCATGGGCAGGAATGCAATGCAG GCCGTGGTGGATGACTGGATTGATGCATATGCCGTAGACAGAGACGCAGCACTGCTGGATCTCATCAGCTTCTTTATTCAGTGTTCAGGATGCAAAG ggatggttACTGCTGAGATGTTTCAGAGCAAACAGGGTACTGACGTCATGAGTAAAATGGTGGAGGATCTGGATGAG GACACAGGTTTACAATACAAGAAGTTCCTTGCGTTTCCATGGATTTTAACTGTCACGTGGCCTCTAGACATG GACAGTGGAGAGTATCCACTAATAATGCCCGGTCTGTACTGGAAGAGGTTTCGTACACATTTCTGTGAGTTTGTATCGGTGCTAGTGGCCCAGTGTCAGAACTGTGTCATCTTTGACGGCTACCTCTTGAACACACTCATTTCGCTGCTGACAGAGCTCTCAGATTCCAGAGTTCGTGCTTTCAGACACACCTGTACACTGGCAG CAGTGAAGCTTCTCAGTGCTCTGGTAAATGTGGCTCTCAACCTCAGTGTCAGCATCGATAATAGTCAGCGGCTATATGAAGTCGAGCTGCCCAAGACCCCCAGCAAACGGGCATCTCCTAGGCTGGAAAGGATCCAGAGAAAGATCAGTGAG TTACAGGACAGGAAATTTGAAATCGAGAACATGGTGGATGCCATTTTCAAAGCAGTCTTCCTGAAGAGATACAG AGATGTGATTCCTGAAATCAGGGCCATCTGTATGGAAGAACTGACAGTGTGGATGAAgctttatagttcagtgtttctGAACGACAGCTACTTGAAGTACGTTGGATGGATGATGCATGACAAG CAACCTGATGTGCGTCTGAAATGTGTGCTGGGTCTACAGGGACTTTATCAGGATCAAATAAGTCCCAAAATGGACCTTTTCACAATTCggtttaag GAGCGGATGATCTCCATGACACTGGATAAAGACCATGAAGTGGCAATACAGGCCGTGAGATTGCTCATGGTCATCTCCCA ATCCTGTGAGGATTTTCTAAGTCCTGATGACTATAAGCAGGTGTTCCAGTTTGTGTACTGCTCCCACAGACCTCTTGCTAGCACAGCGGGTGAATTCCTCTACAATAG GCTGCTGAGTAACCCTGAATTATCAAGGCCCAGAGATGCTGCCTCTGAACAGGACAGGCACAGAGAGCTAATGTTAGCCAGAGTCCGAGCCCTTATCCGTTTCCACACAGAGAGTGAG CTGCACCAGCATGTGCTGTACCTCGTGGACAGTTTGTGGGACAGTGCAGCAGCTCTGCTGAAAGACTGGAACGGTCTCACATCACTGCTCTTACCTCAGACTTCCTGTCAGGAACAAG CTCTGAGCAGTGCTGAGGAGACCTTTGTGATTGAGCTCTTGTTGGCGGCAGTGAGACAGGCTGCAGAGGGGCCTCCGTTACCAGGGAGAGGAACAGGTAAAAAG gtgATAAGTGCTAAAGAGAAAAAGCTACAAAATGATGACTGCACAAAACTCACTGAACATTTCATTAAAGTGCTATCTGAGCTTTTATCGAag TACTcagaggaagctgaaaaactaaCTTCCATCCTAAGAATACCTCAGTATTTCCAAACAGACACCTGGGATCGTGAACACTCACAG TCCATGCAGGCCTTGCTAGTTGAGCTGGACTCTGCAGTGCGTAGACACACAGACGCAGGGCTGCTGGAGACAGCTGCTCGTTCTTACCAGAGCCTCTGTGCTCAGGATTCACCCTGGCACTCCTTGGCCCGCCCCACCTTTGACCGGCTCATCCAGTGCTGGACACAAACACTGGGGACACGGTTAGGAGAATCACTGACT GATGATTGTTTCACTGGAAGCGGGGACAACACTGTGGAaattctgtccacactgaagaaACTTACTGTGTTCAACAA TGCTCAGGATCTGTCTAAATGGAGCATCTATGAGCTAGTGACCAAACTTGTGGAGGTGGAGATAAAACATGGTGGTCTGCCCATGGAG TTAGCAATTGAGGCTCTGCGCTGTATGTGTAGCTGCATCCTGTGGAAGCTCAACACGTTTGGAGAAGCTGTGGCCTCCAGG gagtCAGCCCTCCAGCAGAGAAACCAGCTACGTGCCTTCTGTGAGAAATGTCACCGCTGTCTCTCACACGTTGAGCAGCTCGTAAGAGAGCAA GCCTACATGTGTCTGAGTGACGTTCTCATAGCTCATAATTTCCAGCTTCAGACGTGGGATGCTTCTGCAGGCACTCCGCTGCTGTACACCCCTGATCCCAAACTCCAGAAAGCTCTACTCTCCTTTGTCTTGGAGCATGTCTTCACCAGCCCTGAGCTGGACACCCACAGCAGTAAAG TCGGTGAGAGTGAGTGTAGAGAGGGTCGGCTGGAAGACTTGCACAGGCGGAGAAATCTTCTGGCTGCGTACTGCAAGCTAATAATACATGGTGTGTTAGAGATGAGCACGGCTGCTGAGGTTTTCAAGCAGTATGTGAAG TACTACAATGACTTCGGTGACATCATCAAAGAGACCCTGAACAGGACACGGCAGATGGACAAGATCGAAAGCGCTCGCACACTGATGCTGTGCCTTCAGCAG CTGTACCTGAGGCTAAAGCAGGAGCAGGACAGAGGGAACACATGCAGCTCCAGGATTCAGACCTACAGCAGCATCAAAGAGCTGGCCAGACGCTTCTCCCTCACGTTCGGCTGGGACCAGATCAAATCCCGCGAGTCCTTAGCCATGATCCACAG GGATGGCATTGAGTTTGTTTTCAAAGGATTCATTCAGCAGTCTGAGAAACACTCACCACCGTACATCTCATACCTCACCATCCTCAGCGAATTTTCCAGCAAGCTGCTCAAACCTGACAAAAAGACAGT CTACAGTTATTTGCAGAGGTTTGCTGGTGAGCAGGTCATTAACAATAGAGAGGAGAGCTGGATGCCACTTATTTACTACAAAGCATCTCTGATGGGCACGGCTGAGGGAGAAGATGCCATCTCCTTTATCAGCTCTGACACCAACAAACAGCCATCCCTCACCAATCGCTCCAGATCACCATCCATGAATCAAGTAAACACTGAAG ATCAAAGATTTCTTTCACCCTCTATAGAACCAAAGGGAAACATGCTTCTAAAAAG TCCTGAAGAATCAAAGGTCCAACATGCCCTACTGACCAGAGACCAGATGACCAGCAGTCTCATATCTGATAAAGGTCCAAGGAACAGCGATGAAGTGGATGTTGACACTGTAGATATAGATGTCTTATAA